The proteins below are encoded in one region of Triticum aestivum cultivar Chinese Spring chromosome 1B, IWGSC CS RefSeq v2.1, whole genome shotgun sequence:
- the LOC123138027 gene encoding phospholipid-transporting ATPase 2: MAYNAFYTSIPVLTTALDKDLSEKTVAQNPEILLYCQAFNPSTFAGWFGRLLYHAIVIFLITTHAYADEKGETEELSMVALSGSTLLQASVCCDIRDEFFHFSAVSAKWGNFAAFHIINFCIGSSAPYQLLGCTLSCTAFVDSRHTG; this comes from the exons ATGGCTTATAATGCCTTCTACACAAGCATTCCTGTTCTAACTACTGCTCTGGACAAGGATTTATCTGAAAAGACAGTGGCACAGAACCCAGAAATTTTACTTTACTGCCAG GCTTTTAATCCAAGTACATTTGCTGGTTGGTTTGGTCGATTATTATATCAT GCAATTGTTATTTTCTTAATCACCACTCATGCTTATGCCGATGAAAAAGGTGAGACGGAGGAGTTGTCAATGGTTGCTCTCTCAGGAAGTACATTGTTGCAGGCGTCTGTCTGTTGTGACATTAGAGATGAG TTCTTTCACTTCTCTGCGGTTTCTGCCAAATGGGGAAACTTTGCTGCTTTCCACATCATAAATTTCTGTATCGGCAGTTCAGCACCATACCAACTGCTGGGATGTACACTATCATGTACCGCCTTTGTAGACAGCCGCCATACTGGATAA